The following proteins come from a genomic window of Streptomyces sp. NBC_01716:
- a CDS encoding metallopeptidase family protein translates to MDSPAPQQPTEPRPRRRDRHGRGMRGPVAPPQVPLSASRSDSFRDLVQDSVERLERRWPQLAEIDFLVLDVPGADDESVPLGRSVPEGKNRPARIVVYRRPVEIRTKNREERAMLVHEVVVEQVAELLGLAPESVDPRYGQD, encoded by the coding sequence ATGGACAGTCCCGCACCGCAGCAGCCGACCGAGCCGAGACCCCGCCGCCGAGACCGCCACGGCCGCGGTATGCGGGGGCCGGTCGCTCCGCCGCAGGTCCCGCTCTCGGCGAGCCGCTCGGACTCGTTCCGTGATCTCGTCCAGGACTCGGTGGAGCGGTTGGAGCGGCGCTGGCCCCAGCTGGCGGAGATCGACTTCCTGGTGCTGGACGTGCCCGGCGCCGACGACGAGTCGGTACCGCTCGGCCGGTCCGTCCCCGAGGGCAAGAACCGGCCCGCGCGCATCGTCGTCTACCGGCGGCCTGTCGAGATCCGTACGAAGAACCGCGAGGAGCGCGCCATGCTCGTCCACGAGGTCGTGGTCGAGCAGGTCGCCGAACTGCTCGGGCTCGCACCGGAATCCGTCGATCCGCGGTACGGCCAGGACTGA
- a CDS encoding DUF3499 domain-containing protein, producing the protein MGESRRGPLKSAVPSNIVSPVRRCSRTACGRSAVATLTYVYADSTAVLGPLATYAEPHCYDLCAEHSERLTAPRGWEVVRLTDGSAPARPSGDDLEALANAVREAARPPERPGGPGGNGPRGADRAEVGRRGHLRVLRSPDS; encoded by the coding sequence GTGGGGGAGAGTCGTCGCGGCCCGCTCAAGAGTGCGGTACCGTCCAACATCGTGAGCCCTGTACGTCGCTGTTCGCGCACCGCGTGCGGCCGTTCCGCTGTCGCGACACTGACGTACGTCTATGCCGATTCGACCGCGGTCCTCGGTCCGCTCGCCACGTATGCCGAGCCCCACTGCTACGACCTGTGCGCCGAACACAGCGAGAGACTCACCGCGCCCCGCGGCTGGGAGGTCGTCCGGCTCACGGACGGATCCGCGCCCGCCCGCCCCAGCGGCGACGATCTGGAAGCCCTGGCGAACGCCGTACGTGAGGCGGCGCGCCCGCCGGAGCGGCCGGGCGGACCCGGCGGCAACGGACCGCGCGGGGCGGACCGGGCCGAGGTCGGGCGCCGTGGGCACCTGCGGGTGCTGCGTTCCCCCGATTCCTGA
- a CDS encoding L-lactate permease: MFEQQLEPVADSLGLSALVAALPLITVLVLLGAVRMKAHRAGLIGLAVAALVGWLAFGMPIGQTVSAGAQGIVFGLFPIMWIVVNALWVYRMTVRTQHFDILRRSFGRFSDDPRIQALVVAFCFGALLEALAGFGAPVAISAVMLVAIGFDPVKAAVVALVANTAPVAFGAMGTPVVTLAQVTGLPLDTVASVVGRQTPLLAVVVPLVLVGLVDGKRGLRETWAPALACGLAFGVAQFVASNYVSAQLADIGAALVGAAALLAVPGARKPAAEAVRTSVLTGARSEDLDVEDDRREVVRAYAPYGLIVVIFSVAQIPPIKDLLAKATQSFDWPFLDVADSEGKPVGANVFSLPVISTGGTLVLIAGLLTAGVIGLKAKDAFKEWAATVHELRYAILTVVSVLALAYVMNLSGQAATIGHFVAAAGAGLAFLSPVLGWFGVAVTGSDTSANALFGALQVTAARESGLSPELLAAANSSGGVLGKMISPQNLTIACAAVGLAGKEGDLLRKVLPWSLGLLLVMCLIVVGQSTFVLDWMLP; this comes from the coding sequence GTGTTCGAACAGCAACTGGAACCCGTCGCCGATTCACTCGGCCTGTCCGCCCTGGTCGCCGCGCTTCCCCTGATCACCGTGCTGGTACTGCTCGGCGCCGTCCGTATGAAGGCTCATCGCGCCGGGCTGATCGGCCTGGCCGTTGCCGCCCTGGTCGGCTGGCTCGCGTTCGGGATGCCGATCGGCCAGACCGTCTCCGCCGGCGCACAGGGCATCGTCTTCGGCCTCTTCCCGATCATGTGGATCGTCGTCAACGCCCTCTGGGTGTACCGGATGACGGTCCGCACCCAGCACTTCGACATCCTGCGCCGCTCGTTCGGGCGATTCTCCGACGATCCGCGCATCCAGGCGCTCGTCGTCGCCTTCTGCTTCGGCGCACTCCTCGAAGCGCTCGCCGGTTTCGGCGCTCCGGTCGCCATCTCCGCGGTGATGCTCGTGGCGATCGGCTTCGACCCGGTCAAGGCGGCGGTCGTCGCCCTTGTGGCCAACACCGCGCCCGTGGCCTTCGGTGCGATGGGTACGCCGGTGGTGACCCTGGCCCAGGTGACCGGACTGCCGCTGGACACCGTCGCCTCCGTCGTCGGCCGCCAGACGCCGCTGCTCGCCGTTGTCGTACCCCTGGTGCTCGTCGGGCTCGTCGACGGCAAGCGGGGGCTCCGCGAGACCTGGGCGCCCGCCCTCGCGTGCGGACTCGCCTTCGGTGTCGCGCAGTTCGTGGCTTCCAACTACGTCTCCGCCCAACTCGCCGACATCGGGGCCGCGCTGGTGGGCGCCGCCGCGCTGCTCGCCGTGCCCGGAGCGCGCAAGCCGGCCGCCGAGGCGGTGCGCACCTCCGTACTGACGGGCGCGCGCAGCGAGGACCTGGACGTTGAGGACGACCGCCGCGAAGTCGTCCGCGCCTACGCCCCGTACGGACTGATCGTGGTGATCTTCTCCGTCGCGCAGATACCGCCGATCAAGGACCTGCTGGCCAAGGCGACGCAGTCCTTCGACTGGCCCTTCCTCGACGTCGCCGACTCCGAGGGGAAGCCGGTCGGGGCCAACGTCTTCTCGCTGCCGGTCATTTCGACCGGCGGCACGCTCGTCCTGATCGCCGGCCTCCTGACGGCCGGGGTGATCGGGCTCAAGGCGAAGGACGCGTTCAAGGAGTGGGCGGCAACGGTGCACGAACTGCGGTACGCGATCCTCACCGTCGTCTCGGTGCTGGCCCTCGCCTACGTCATGAACCTCTCCGGACAGGCCGCCACCATCGGCCACTTCGTCGCGGCGGCGGGCGCGGGGCTGGCGTTCCTCTCGCCGGTGCTGGGGTGGTTCGGGGTCGCCGTCACGGGCTCCGACACCTCGGCCAACGCGCTCTTCGGCGCCCTCCAGGTGACGGCCGCCCGCGAATCCGGACTGTCGCCCGAACTGCTGGCCGCCGCGAACAGCTCCGGCGGTGTGCTCGGCAAGATGATCTCCCCGCAGAATCTGACCATCGCGTGCGCCGCGGTCGGTCTCGCAGGCAAGGAAGGGGACCTCCTCAGGAAGGTCCTGCCGTGGAGCCTCGGGCTGCTGCTGGTGATGTGCCTGATCGTGGTGGGACAGAGCACCTTCGTGCTGGACTGGATGCTGCCCTAG
- a CDS encoding phosphomannomutase/phosphoglucomutase, with translation MADLGQIVKAYDVRGVYPDQLDDGLVELFGAAFVEVTGATAIVVGHDMRPSSPHLSASFARGAVRRGADATLIGLCSTDQLYYASGALDLPGAMFTASHNPAQYNGIKMCRSGAAPVGQDTGLAEIRALVETWLAEGPPEPAAKPGTLTQSDTLNDYAAHLLSLVDLSAIRPLKVVVDAGNGMGGHTVPTVLAPLPVDLVPMYFELDGTFPNHEANPLDPKNIVDLQARVLAEGADLGLAFDGDADRCFVVDERGRGVSPSAITALVAERELAKHPGGTVIHNLITSSSVPEVVRERGGTPVRTRVGHSFIKQEMARTGAIFGGEHSAHYYFREFWNADTGMLAALHVLAALGGQDGPLSELVASYDRYAGSGEINSTVDDQTARLAAVRKAFADREGVTLDDLDGLTVTTADWWFNLRASNTEPLLRLNVEARDESTMSKIRDEALALIRS, from the coding sequence GTGGCCGACTTGGGCCAGATCGTGAAGGCGTACGACGTACGTGGCGTATACCCGGACCAGCTCGACGACGGGCTCGTCGAGCTGTTCGGGGCGGCCTTCGTGGAAGTCACGGGCGCCACGGCGATCGTCGTCGGTCACGACATGCGGCCCTCCTCGCCCCACCTGTCGGCGAGCTTCGCCAGGGGCGCCGTCCGGCGGGGGGCGGACGCCACGCTGATCGGGCTCTGCTCGACGGACCAGCTGTACTACGCGAGCGGGGCGCTGGACCTGCCGGGCGCGATGTTCACCGCGTCGCACAACCCGGCCCAGTACAACGGCATCAAGATGTGCCGCTCGGGCGCCGCACCGGTGGGGCAGGACACCGGCCTGGCGGAGATCCGCGCGCTGGTCGAGACATGGCTGGCCGAAGGGCCTCCGGAACCGGCGGCGAAGCCGGGAACCCTCACGCAGAGTGACACGTTGAACGACTACGCGGCACATCTGCTGTCCCTGGTCGATCTCTCGGCGATCCGCCCGCTGAAGGTCGTGGTCGACGCCGGGAACGGCATGGGGGGCCACACCGTCCCCACGGTCCTCGCGCCGCTGCCCGTCGACCTGGTCCCGATGTACTTCGAGCTGGACGGCACGTTCCCCAATCACGAGGCCAACCCGCTCGACCCCAAGAACATCGTGGACCTCCAGGCCCGTGTCCTGGCCGAAGGCGCGGACCTGGGCCTCGCGTTCGACGGCGACGCCGACCGCTGCTTCGTCGTCGACGAGCGGGGGAGAGGAGTGTCGCCGTCGGCGATCACGGCCCTGGTCGCCGAGCGTGAACTCGCCAAGCACCCCGGCGGCACGGTGATCCACAACCTGATCACCTCCTCGTCGGTGCCCGAGGTCGTCAGGGAGCGCGGCGGCACCCCGGTCCGCACGCGCGTGGGCCACTCCTTCATCAAGCAGGAGATGGCTCGCACCGGCGCGATCTTCGGCGGCGAGCACTCGGCGCACTACTACTTCCGCGAGTTCTGGAACGCGGACACGGGCATGCTCGCCGCGCTCCACGTCCTGGCCGCGCTCGGCGGACAGGACGGCCCGCTCTCCGAACTCGTCGCCTCCTACGACCGGTACGCGGGCTCGGGCGAGATCAACTCCACGGTGGACGACCAGACGGCCCGCCTCGCCGCGGTACGGAAAGCCTTCGCCGACCGCGAGGGCGTCACACTCGACGACCTCGACGGCCTGACGGTGACCACCGCCGACTGGTGGTTCAACCTCCGCGCCTCCAACACCGAACCGCTGCTGCGCCTCAACGTGGAGGCCCGCGACGAATCGACGATGTCCAAGATCAGGGACGAGGCCCTCGCGCTGATCCGGTCCTGA
- a CDS encoding Trm112 family protein, with amino-acid sequence MPLEAGLLEILACPACHAPLSDHTADDTPELICTSEDCGLAYPVRDDIPVLLVDEARRPA; translated from the coding sequence ATGCCGCTCGAAGCCGGCCTCCTGGAGATCCTCGCCTGCCCGGCCTGCCACGCGCCGCTCAGCGACCACACGGCGGACGACACCCCCGAGCTGATCTGCACCAGCGAGGACTGCGGCCTGGCCTACCCGGTCCGGGACGACATCCCCGTACTCCTCGTCGACGAGGCCCGCCGCCCCGCCTAG
- a CDS encoding SIS domain-containing protein yields MLDESLLDAPDALARADHRGLLLGAAEAGARVRTAVRHAAEAGIGHLNPEGRPRAVLFAGSGTAALGVADLLGALAGAAAPVTLLRPTGVAPAAGALRWALPGWAGSVDLLLIATTDGGEPGLALLAEQAYRRGCTVVAVAPRQSPLSEAVGGSRGLAVPMAPTPQEQYEETQAASPGALWALFTPLLSLLDRVGLLTASAETLQLVADRLDSTAERCGPAIATYSNPAKTLAAELAESLPLIWTEGTTAAPVGRRFAAVLAELSGRPALAAELPGALPAHGLLLGGDFAGGGADPDDFFRDRVEEPQALRARVVLLRDRPVGGLTAAPAARELAISHETAISELEPQEGSELEALAELVAVTDFTAVYLALASGNRE; encoded by the coding sequence ATGCTCGACGAGTCCTTGCTCGACGCGCCGGACGCGCTGGCCCGCGCCGACCACCGTGGGCTCCTCCTCGGCGCCGCGGAGGCCGGGGCACGCGTCCGTACCGCCGTCCGGCACGCCGCCGAGGCGGGCATCGGCCATCTCAACCCGGAGGGCCGCCCCCGCGCCGTACTGTTCGCCGGCTCCGGCACCGCCGCACTCGGCGTCGCCGACCTGCTCGGCGCACTCGCCGGTGCCGCCGCGCCCGTCACCCTGCTGCGCCCCACCGGCGTCGCCCCCGCCGCAGGCGCCCTGCGGTGGGCACTCCCCGGCTGGGCCGGTTCCGTCGACCTCCTCCTGATCGCCACCACCGACGGCGGCGAACCCGGCCTGGCCCTCCTTGCCGAGCAGGCCTACCGCCGCGGCTGCACCGTCGTCGCCGTCGCCCCACGCCAATCCCCGCTCAGCGAGGCCGTCGGCGGCAGTCGCGGTCTCGCCGTGCCCATGGCGCCGACACCACAGGAGCAGTACGAGGAGACCCAGGCCGCGAGCCCGGGTGCCCTCTGGGCGCTGTTCACCCCCCTTCTCTCCCTTCTCGACCGCGTTGGACTGCTCACCGCCTCGGCCGAGACGCTTCAGCTTGTCGCCGACCGCCTCGACAGCACGGCGGAGCGCTGCGGCCCGGCCATCGCGACGTACAGCAACCCGGCCAAGACCCTGGCCGCCGAACTCGCCGAGAGCCTCCCGCTGATCTGGACGGAAGGCACGACCGCCGCCCCCGTCGGCCGCCGCTTCGCGGCCGTACTGGCCGAGTTGTCCGGCCGCCCCGCACTCGCGGCCGAGCTTCCGGGCGCACTACCCGCGCACGGCCTCCTCCTGGGCGGCGACTTCGCCGGCGGCGGCGCCGACCCCGACGATTTCTTCCGCGACCGCGTCGAGGAGCCCCAGGCGCTGCGCGCCCGTGTCGTGCTGCTCCGCGACCGGCCCGTCGGCGGACTGACCGCGGCACCTGCGGCCCGGGAACTCGCCATCAGCCACGAGACGGCCATCAGCGAACTGGAACCGCAGGAGGGCAGCGAGCTCGAAGCCCTCGCGGAACTCGTCGCCGTCACCGACTTCACGGCCGTTTACCTGGCCCTGGCCTCCGGCAACCGTGAATGA
- the manA gene encoding mannose-6-phosphate isomerase, class I gives MDRLSNTVRPYAWGSTTAIPELLGTAPTGEPQAEMWMGAHPGAPSRINRTTTPLEHPLSEVIAAAPEAELGTPTVEKFGPRLPFLLKLLAAGAPLSLQVHPNLAQAKEGFAAEERQGVPIDAPHRNYKDANHKPELICALTPFDGLCGFRAPDETADFLARLDVDSLKPYVDLLHAHPEEAALREVLTAVLTADPGEMSHTVHSSAEAAARLGGEYSPYVSIAHHYPGDPGVIAAMLLNHVQLQPGEALFLGAGVPHAYLNGLGVEIMANSDNVLRCGLTPKHVDVPELLRIVRFEANDAAVLRPEASPSGEELYDTPIDEFRLSRYVLAPGAEPRELTTGTPQILLCTQGTPRANDFDLAPGGSVFVPAGEKTELTGTGTVFRATVIA, from the coding sequence ATGGACCGCCTCTCCAACACTGTGCGCCCCTATGCCTGGGGCTCCACGACCGCCATCCCGGAGCTGCTCGGCACCGCCCCCACCGGCGAGCCCCAGGCCGAGATGTGGATGGGCGCCCACCCGGGGGCCCCGTCCCGTATCAACCGCACCACCACCCCGCTAGAACACCCCCTCTCCGAAGTCATCGCAGCCGCCCCGGAGGCGGAACTCGGCACCCCCACCGTCGAGAAATTCGGTCCACGCCTTCCCTTTCTCCTCAAACTCCTCGCCGCAGGCGCCCCTCTCTCCCTTCAGGTCCATCCCAACCTCGCCCAGGCGAAGGAGGGCTTCGCGGCGGAAGAGCGCCAGGGCGTCCCCATCGACGCGCCGCACCGCAACTACAAGGACGCCAACCACAAGCCCGAACTGATCTGCGCCCTCACCCCCTTCGACGGTCTCTGCGGCTTCCGCGCCCCCGACGAGACCGCCGACTTCCTCGCCCGGCTGGACGTCGATTCGCTCAAGCCGTACGTCGACCTCCTGCACGCGCACCCCGAGGAAGCCGCGCTGCGCGAGGTCCTCACCGCCGTGCTGACCGCCGACCCCGGCGAGATGTCCCACACAGTTCATTCCTCCGCCGAAGCCGCCGCACGCCTCGGCGGCGAGTACTCGCCATATGTGTCGATCGCCCACCATTACCCCGGAGATCCGGGCGTCATCGCGGCCATGCTGCTCAACCACGTACAACTCCAGCCGGGCGAAGCCCTCTTCCTCGGCGCCGGCGTCCCGCACGCGTATCTGAACGGCCTGGGCGTCGAGATCATGGCCAACTCGGACAACGTCCTGCGCTGCGGCCTCACCCCCAAACACGTCGACGTGCCCGAACTGCTCCGCATCGTGCGCTTCGAAGCGAACGATGCCGCCGTGCTCCGCCCCGAGGCTTCGCCGTCCGGCGAAGAGCTGTACGACACCCCGATCGATGAGTTCCGTCTGTCCCGCTATGTCCTGGCACCCGGTGCGGAACCCCGCGAACTCACCACGGGAACCCCGCAGATCCTCCTCTGCACGCAAGGCACGCCGCGCGCCAACGACTTCGACCTGGCGCCGGGCGGTTCGGTCTTCGTCCCAGCGGGCGAAAAGACCGAACTGACCGGTACGGGCACGGTCTTCCGTGCCACCGTCATCGCCTGA
- a CDS encoding cation diffusion facilitator family transporter, with protein sequence MSASGGTKAIVAALAANLAIAVAKFVAFLFSGSSSMLAESVHSLADSGNQGLLLLGGKKAKREATPEHPFGYGRERYIYAFLVSIVLFSVGGMFAIYEGYEKIKHPHEIEAWYWPVGVLVFAIIAESFSFRTAIKESNATRGKRSWKEFIRHSKAPELPVVLLEDLGALVGLILALLGVSLSLATGDGVWDGIGTLCIGILLIVIAIVLAAETKSLLLGEAAGLEDVEKIKAAMVDGDVVTGIIHMRTLHLGPEELLVAAKISVEHDDTAAEIAHAINAAESRIREAVPIARVIYLEPDIYSEAAAAAGTNPAKSPGVTDVEPAPETSPGATAEAAPEATPEADKDH encoded by the coding sequence ATGAGCGCGTCAGGCGGAACCAAGGCGATCGTGGCGGCGCTCGCCGCGAACCTCGCGATCGCAGTAGCCAAGTTCGTGGCGTTCCTCTTCAGTGGTTCGTCGTCGATGCTCGCCGAGAGCGTGCACTCGCTCGCCGACTCCGGAAACCAGGGGCTGCTGCTCCTGGGCGGCAAGAAGGCGAAGCGCGAGGCGACCCCGGAGCACCCGTTCGGTTACGGCCGTGAGCGCTACATCTACGCGTTCCTCGTCTCCATCGTGCTCTTCTCCGTGGGTGGCATGTTCGCCATCTACGAGGGCTACGAGAAGATCAAGCACCCGCACGAGATCGAGGCCTGGTACTGGCCGGTCGGCGTCCTCGTGTTCGCGATCATCGCCGAGTCGTTCTCGTTCCGTACGGCCATAAAGGAGTCCAACGCGACGCGTGGCAAGCGCTCGTGGAAGGAGTTCATCCGGCACTCCAAGGCTCCCGAGCTCCCGGTCGTCCTCCTGGAGGACCTCGGCGCGCTGGTCGGTCTGATCCTCGCCCTCCTGGGCGTGAGCCTGTCGCTCGCCACCGGGGACGGCGTCTGGGACGGCATCGGCACGCTCTGCATCGGCATCCTGCTCATCGTGATCGCGATCGTTCTGGCGGCCGAGACGAAGTCCCTGCTGCTCGGCGAGGCCGCCGGCCTGGAGGACGTGGAGAAGATCAAGGCGGCCATGGTCGACGGCGACGTCGTCACCGGCATCATCCACATGCGTACGCTCCACCTCGGCCCCGAGGAACTGCTGGTGGCAGCCAAGATCTCGGTCGAGCACGACGACACGGCGGCCGAGATCGCGCACGCGATCAACGCGGCCGAGTCGCGGATCCGCGAGGCCGTCCCGATCGCCCGGGTGATCTACCTGGAGCCGGACATCTACAGCGAGGCGGCGGCAGCGGCGGGCACCAACCCGGCCAAGTCGCCGGGCGTCACAGATGTCGAGCCGGCGCCGGAGACGAGTCCCGGCGCGACCGCCGAGGCTGCCCCCGAGGCCACTCCTGAGGCTGACAAGGACCACTGA
- the ahcY gene encoding adenosylhomocysteinase, whose product MTTVANRQDFKVADLSLAEFGRKEITLAEHEMPGLMSIREEYAKAQPLAGARITGSLHMTVQTAVLIETLVALGADVRWASCNIFSTQDHAAAAVAVGPKGTPDSPQGIPVFAWKGETLEEYWWCTEQALTWPNSSTGGPNMILDDGGDATLLVHKGVEFEKAGEAPDPATADSEEYSYILRLLNRTLTENPQKWTLLASEIRGVTEETTTGVHRLYEMHRDGTLLFPAINVNDAVTKSKFDNKYGCRHSLIDGINRATDVLIGGKVAVVFGYGDVGKGCAESLRGQGARVIITEIDPICALQAAMDGYQVATLDDVVGIADIFVTTTGNKDIIMAADMAKMKHQAIVGNIGHFDNEIDMAGLAQVPGIVKDEVKPQVHTWTFPDGKTLIVLSEGRLLNLGNATGHPSFVMSNSFADQTLAQIELFTKPEEYPTDVYVLPKHLDEKVARLHLDALGVKLTTLRPEQAAYIGVKVEGPYKPDHYRY is encoded by the coding sequence ATGACCACTGTCGCCAACCGACAGGACTTCAAGGTCGCCGACCTCTCGCTTGCCGAGTTCGGCCGCAAGGAGATCACCCTCGCCGAGCACGAGATGCCCGGCCTGATGTCGATCCGCGAGGAGTACGCCAAGGCGCAGCCCCTCGCCGGGGCCCGTATCACCGGCTCCCTGCACATGACCGTGCAGACCGCCGTCCTCATCGAAACGCTGGTCGCGCTCGGCGCCGACGTCCGCTGGGCCTCCTGCAACATCTTCTCCACCCAGGACCACGCCGCCGCCGCGGTGGCCGTCGGCCCGAAGGGCACCCCGGACAGCCCGCAGGGCATCCCCGTCTTCGCCTGGAAGGGCGAGACGCTGGAAGAGTACTGGTGGTGCACGGAGCAGGCACTGACGTGGCCCAACTCCTCCACCGGCGGCCCGAACATGATCCTGGACGACGGTGGCGACGCCACTCTGCTCGTCCACAAGGGCGTCGAGTTCGAGAAGGCCGGCGAGGCCCCGGACCCGGCGACGGCGGACAGCGAGGAGTACAGCTACATCCTCCGTCTGCTCAACCGCACTCTCACGGAGAACCCGCAGAAGTGGACCCTTCTGGCGTCTGAGATCCGCGGCGTCACCGAGGAGACCACGACCGGTGTCCACCGTCTCTACGAGATGCACCGCGACGGCACGCTCCTCTTCCCGGCGATCAACGTGAACGACGCCGTGACCAAGTCGAAGTTCGACAACAAGTACGGCTGCCGCCACTCCCTGATCGACGGCATCAACCGCGCCACCGACGTACTGATCGGCGGCAAGGTCGCCGTCGTCTTCGGCTACGGCGACGTGGGCAAGGGCTGCGCCGAGTCCCTGCGCGGCCAGGGCGCCCGCGTGATCATCACCGAGATCGACCCGATCTGCGCGCTCCAGGCGGCCATGGACGGCTACCAGGTCGCGACGCTGGACGACGTCGTCGGCATCGCCGACATCTTCGTCACCACGACGGGCAACAAGGACATCATCATGGCCGCCGACATGGCCAAGATGAAGCACCAGGCGATCGTCGGGAACATCGGCCACTTCGACAACGAGATCGACATGGCCGGCCTGGCGCAGGTCCCCGGCATCGTCAAGGACGAGGTCAAGCCCCAGGTTCACACCTGGACGTTCCCCGACGGCAAGACGCTGATCGTCCTCTCCGAGGGCCGCCTGCTGAACCTCGGCAACGCGACCGGTCACCCCTCCTTCGTGATGTCCAACTCCTTCGCGGACCAGACGCTGGCCCAGATCGAGCTCTTCACCAAGCCGGAGGAGTACCCGACCGACGTCTACGTGCTGCCCAAGCACCTCGACGAGAAGGTCGCCCGCCTTCACCTCGACGCGCTCGGCGTGAAGCTCACGACGCTCCGCCCCGAGCAGGCCGCGTACATCGGCGTGAAGGTCGAAGGCCCGTACAAGCCCGACCACTACCGCTACTGA
- a CDS encoding RDD family protein: protein MNELVTGDAVVLGLRPARLPSRALAVVIDLVVVWAGYIVVSIVLAVATDSLDTAAVAAIAVASFLLIPVGVPIAVETLSHGRSLGKLACGLRVVRDDGGPIRFRHALVRGAIGVVELLMSFGVIACIASLVSARGRRVGDLFAGTLVVRERVPADRAPAVPPPPPWLVGRFAELELSSVPDDLWLAVRQYLTRMSQLDAGVGWSMAQRLAGDLAVRTGVPLPHDVPPAAYLAAVVNERQARDVRRAFGSGAATAGRSAPGTPPGTVAPARPSVRRPEVVAPQDARPMEVPRDAAEAASGEPGPTAPPASGFAPPA from the coding sequence GTGAATGAGCTTGTCACGGGCGACGCGGTCGTATTGGGGCTGCGCCCCGCGAGGCTGCCGAGCCGGGCGTTGGCCGTCGTCATCGACCTGGTGGTGGTGTGGGCCGGGTACATCGTGGTGTCGATCGTCCTCGCCGTGGCAACGGATTCGCTGGACACCGCAGCCGTGGCGGCGATCGCCGTCGCGAGCTTCCTACTGATACCGGTGGGAGTGCCGATCGCGGTGGAAACCCTCAGTCACGGACGGTCGTTGGGGAAGCTTGCCTGCGGGCTGCGGGTGGTGCGTGACGACGGCGGGCCCATTCGCTTCCGGCACGCGCTGGTGCGCGGGGCGATCGGTGTGGTGGAGCTGCTCATGTCCTTCGGGGTCATCGCGTGCATCGCTTCGCTCGTGTCGGCGCGCGGGCGTCGGGTCGGGGATCTGTTCGCCGGGACGCTGGTCGTACGCGAGCGTGTGCCGGCCGATCGGGCCCCTGCCGTACCGCCACCGCCCCCGTGGCTCGTCGGGCGCTTCGCCGAGCTGGAGCTGTCGTCTGTGCCCGATGACCTGTGGCTGGCCGTGCGGCAGTACCTGACGCGGATGAGCCAACTCGACGCCGGCGTCGGGTGGTCGATGGCGCAGCGGCTGGCCGGTGATCTGGCGGTGCGTACGGGCGTGCCGCTTCCGCACGACGTACCGCCGGCGGCATACCTCGCGGCTGTGGTCAATGAGCGCCAGGCGCGGGACGTGCGGCGGGCCTTCGGCTCTGGTGCGGCGACGGCTGGTCGGTCCGCGCCCGGCACGCCGCCCGGCACGGTCGCTCCCGCCCGCCCGTCCGTACGTCGCCCTGAGGTCGTGGCGCCGCAGGACGCGAGGCCCATGGAGGTACCGCGGGACGCGGCGGAGGCGGCGAGTGGGGAGCCGGGGCCGACCGCTCCCCCGGCCTCCGGGTTCGCGCCGCCCGCCTAG